A single genomic interval of Rosistilla ulvae harbors:
- a CDS encoding prenyltransferase/squalene oxidase repeat-containing protein, with amino-acid sequence MTYLEALTIRLAQGAAELPEAMRQRQGDWLLAQQRPDGGFAGREGGSDLYYTAFALRSLMILGLLDGEPADRAAEFLKQRLQGREAIIDLISLIMAAKMLEISSGIDVMQSANGGWQDAIAELLETLRREDGGYAKSPEGRAGSTYQTFLTLLCYELIERSPPEPRQIEAFIRGQAQVEGGFLEIRVGKRAGVNPTAAAIGALRVLQRLDEPTQQLTTEFLAEMQINDGGMTANTRIPIADLLSTCTAIVTLTDLQSLDQIDRAAATRYVHSMERPGGGFAGFEMDPAEDVEYTFYGLAACSLLSL; translated from the coding sequence GTGACATATCTTGAGGCGTTGACGATCCGGTTGGCTCAAGGTGCGGCGGAGCTGCCCGAAGCGATGCGGCAGCGACAGGGCGATTGGCTGTTGGCTCAACAGCGACCCGACGGCGGTTTCGCCGGTCGCGAAGGGGGCAGTGATCTATATTACACCGCCTTTGCTCTGCGGTCGTTGATGATCCTGGGCCTGTTGGATGGCGAACCGGCCGATCGCGCCGCCGAATTCTTGAAACAGCGGTTGCAAGGACGCGAAGCGATCATCGATCTGATCTCGTTGATCATGGCGGCCAAGATGCTGGAGATCTCCTCGGGGATCGATGTGATGCAGTCGGCCAACGGCGGATGGCAGGATGCGATCGCCGAGCTGTTGGAAACGCTCCGCCGCGAGGACGGAGGGTATGCGAAGAGTCCCGAAGGGCGAGCCGGCAGCACCTATCAAACCTTTCTGACGCTGTTGTGTTACGAATTGATCGAACGCTCGCCGCCGGAACCTCGCCAGATCGAAGCCTTTATTCGTGGCCAGGCTCAGGTCGAAGGTGGCTTCTTGGAAATTCGCGTCGGCAAGCGGGCGGGAGTGAATCCGACGGCGGCGGCGATCGGTGCGCTGCGGGTGCTACAGAGACTGGATGAACCGACACAGCAGTTGACGACTGAATTTCTCGCCGAAATGCAGATAAATGATGGCGGCATGACGGCCAACACGCGGATTCCTATTGCCGACTTGTTAAGCACATGTACGGCGATCGTGACCTTAACCGATCTGCAATCGTTGGATCAGATCGATCGGGCCGCTGCCACGCGTTATGTCCATAGCATGGAACGGCCGGGGGGCGGGTTCGCCGGATTCGAAATGGATCCGGCCGAAGACGTTGAATATACCTTTTATGGGCTCGCCGCATGTTCGTTGCTGTCGTTGTGA
- a CDS encoding glycosyltransferase family 87 protein, giving the protein MKESTTDTEPRDDAAVASTQRRRQIVSWLAAVCFLIGVVLTAGRIVLAYQTPGPFDPSRQGYCDFHNGVYFPALAFREGVSPYSAAYVQQYPVERSIPFYSPLVLALHTPLTWLPLAVAEVVYFIVSLGMLLGIAWLTVRWTTGSAGAGWRWDWFWIVASGLVFTRGGQQTLFTGYFTFELILGALLAVHYGKTHPWRSVLGLVVISCKPTFVLPIAGLMLFRGNFKAVTLAGVISLVLAVACFGWLIQSGSASQMMSDIGTSQDVHRSDDYEVPANTWTRIDVLAIVAKWTDWVPGDATHLVWMIAILLPAAIVLSIYHRHNHDDGAATGLSGAIVLLTSLVAIFHQVYDAMILTPVIVAILIALRPAWDALSWRMRMFLAISMLMPALNYASSLMVLNRFQIDGFAKDVVTSLNAISLLIACVVLLVLAWNRRAGKVSQVSL; this is encoded by the coding sequence ATGAAGGAATCGACGACCGACACCGAACCGCGAGACGACGCGGCGGTTGCGTCGACGCAGCGGCGTCGCCAAATCGTTTCTTGGCTGGCCGCCGTCTGCTTCTTGATCGGTGTCGTGCTGACCGCCGGTCGCATCGTCTTGGCCTATCAAACCCCTGGCCCGTTCGACCCTTCGCGGCAGGGTTACTGTGACTTTCACAACGGTGTCTATTTTCCGGCACTTGCGTTTCGGGAAGGCGTTTCGCCGTACAGTGCCGCTTATGTCCAGCAGTATCCGGTCGAGCGGTCGATCCCGTTTTATTCCCCCTTGGTCCTCGCACTCCACACTCCGTTGACCTGGTTGCCGTTGGCGGTTGCCGAAGTCGTGTACTTCATTGTGTCGCTTGGCATGCTGTTGGGAATCGCCTGGCTTACCGTCCGCTGGACGACTGGCAGTGCCGGTGCGGGATGGCGTTGGGATTGGTTTTGGATCGTTGCGAGCGGTTTGGTCTTCACGCGTGGTGGGCAACAGACGCTCTTCACCGGTTACTTCACATTCGAATTGATCCTAGGAGCATTGCTTGCTGTCCACTATGGCAAGACGCATCCCTGGCGGAGTGTGCTGGGGTTGGTGGTTATTTCGTGCAAGCCGACGTTTGTGCTGCCGATCGCGGGGTTGATGTTGTTTCGCGGCAACTTCAAAGCGGTAACGCTTGCCGGAGTGATCTCGTTGGTTCTTGCGGTCGCTTGTTTCGGCTGGTTGATCCAGTCGGGTTCGGCTTCGCAAATGATGTCCGATATCGGCACCAGTCAAGATGTCCATCGGAGCGATGATTACGAAGTACCGGCCAATACGTGGACGCGTATCGATGTCTTGGCGATCGTTGCGAAATGGACTGATTGGGTACCCGGCGATGCAACACATCTGGTGTGGATGATCGCGATCCTGTTGCCCGCCGCGATCGTGTTGTCGATCTATCACCGCCACAATCACGACGACGGTGCGGCGACGGGACTCAGCGGCGCGATCGTGCTGCTGACCTCCTTGGTCGCCATTTTTCATCAGGTCTACGACGCGATGATTTTGACGCCGGTGATCGTTGCGATTTTGATCGCGTTGCGACCGGCATGGGATGCGTTGAGCTGGCGAATGCGGATGTTTTTGGCGATCTCGATGTTGATGCCCGCTCTGAATTACGCTTCGAGTTTGATGGTCTTAAATCGCTTTCAGATCGATGGTTTTGCGAAGGATGTTGTCACCAGCCTGAACGCGATTTCGCTGCTAATCGCCTGCGTGGTGCTGCTGGTTTTGGCCTGGAACCGTCGTGCTGGCAAGGTGAGCCAGGTTTCTCTCTAA
- a CDS encoding SGNH/GDSL hydrolase family protein has translation MMKLTRRNLLQSTIVAGVAASSVSTATTVSAANDSNVQSLPEGAVILFQGDSITDARRDRKKQTANQSAGLGDGYPFLIAGGLLESHPAKRLQIHNRGISGNKVPDLAKRWQADCLDLKPNILSILVGVNDIWHKLNGRYDGSVAVYESGYRELIEGTLSALPDVRVVVCEPFVLRCGAVNDKWFPEFDQRREAALRVADSMSLTVVPFQQMFDKAIDEAPPAYWAADGVHPTLAGHTLMAKTWRETVGI, from the coding sequence ATGATGAAACTCACGCGTCGCAATCTTTTGCAATCCACGATCGTCGCTGGCGTCGCCGCTTCGAGTGTCTCCACCGCAACGACCGTGTCGGCTGCTAATGATTCCAACGTTCAATCGCTTCCCGAGGGTGCGGTGATTTTGTTTCAAGGGGATTCGATTACCGATGCCCGCCGCGATCGCAAGAAACAGACGGCGAATCAGTCGGCGGGGCTTGGCGATGGCTATCCGTTTCTGATCGCCGGTGGCCTGTTGGAGTCGCATCCGGCAAAGCGGTTGCAGATCCACAATCGTGGGATCAGTGGAAACAAGGTCCCCGATCTTGCGAAGCGTTGGCAAGCAGATTGTTTGGATCTGAAGCCGAACATCTTGAGCATCCTGGTCGGCGTGAACGACATCTGGCACAAGCTCAACGGCCGCTATGACGGTTCGGTCGCGGTCTACGAAAGTGGCTACCGCGAATTGATCGAGGGAACGTTGTCGGCGCTGCCCGATGTTCGCGTTGTCGTTTGCGAACCGTTTGTGCTGCGATGTGGTGCGGTCAACGACAAGTGGTTCCCCGAATTCGATCAGCGACGCGAGGCGGCGCTGCGCGTTGCCGATTCGATGAGCCTGACCGTGGTTCCGTTTCAGCAGATGTTCGACAAAGCGATCGACGAAGCCCCGCCGGCCTACTGGGCAGCCGATGGCGTCCATCCAACGCTGGCCGGCCATACGTTGATGGCGAAGACCTGGCGTGAAACCGTCGGCATCTAA
- a CDS encoding heavy metal translocating P-type ATPase, translated as MISVHLVLRFGTASSPLAANIPLWAVFVFGGVPLVFDLLQKMLRREFGSDLLAGISIVASALLSEYLAGALVVLMLSGGEALEAYAVRSASSVLRALSKRMPSVAHRKQGASVVDVPLQELAIGDIVSVFPHEICPIDGSVVEGHGVMDESFLTGEPYMMSKTPGSAVLSGAINGETALLIRADKLAIDSRYAKIMEVMAASEQNKPQMRRLADKLGAWYTPLAVAIGIAAWAFSGDPVRFLAVMVVATPCPLLIAIPVAIIGSISLAARRAIIVRDPSALETADTCRTLIFDKTGTLTYGKPNLTAQVVASGFVEADVLQWVASLEVYSKHPLSRAIVAAAKAAGLAMLSVGEVSERPGAGLRGKVGETSVRVTSRNKLLKQQPELASQLPDQQAGLECVILIDEQYAATYRFRDTPRTDGAKFIGHLAPLHHISRTMLVSGDRESEVAYLAEQVGIQSVYSSQSPEQKLAIVNAETAKANSIYVGDGINDAPALMAATVGIAFGQNSDVTTSAADVVVMDSSLRKIDEFLHISRRMRRIAMQSAIGGMALSIIGMTIAAAGYLPPVAGAISQEVIDILAVLNALRVAIVPKTMIDFESSE; from the coding sequence ATGATCAGCGTGCATCTGGTACTGCGGTTCGGCACGGCCAGCAGTCCGTTGGCGGCAAACATTCCACTCTGGGCGGTGTTCGTTTTTGGTGGCGTGCCGTTGGTCTTCGACCTGCTGCAGAAGATGTTGCGGCGCGAGTTTGGCTCCGACCTGCTGGCGGGAATTTCGATTGTCGCATCGGCGTTGTTAAGCGAATATCTGGCGGGGGCGTTGGTCGTGCTGATGCTTTCCGGTGGCGAAGCGTTGGAAGCCTACGCCGTCCGCAGCGCGTCGTCGGTACTGCGAGCGCTCAGCAAACGCATGCCATCGGTCGCGCATCGCAAACAGGGAGCATCGGTCGTCGACGTCCCGCTGCAGGAACTTGCGATCGGCGACATCGTTTCGGTCTTCCCTCACGAGATCTGCCCGATCGACGGGAGCGTCGTGGAAGGGCACGGCGTGATGGACGAATCGTTTCTGACCGGCGAACCCTACATGATGTCCAAGACGCCCGGCTCAGCAGTCCTCTCCGGCGCGATCAATGGCGAAACGGCGCTGCTGATTCGAGCCGACAAACTGGCGATCGATTCCCGTTACGCCAAGATCATGGAAGTCATGGCGGCCTCCGAACAGAACAAGCCGCAGATGCGGCGACTGGCCGACAAACTGGGTGCCTGGTACACACCGTTGGCCGTCGCGATCGGGATCGCCGCCTGGGCGTTTTCCGGCGATCCCGTTCGTTTTTTAGCAGTGATGGTCGTCGCCACTCCCTGTCCGTTGCTGATCGCAATTCCCGTTGCGATCATCGGATCGATCTCGCTAGCGGCGCGGCGAGCGATCATCGTCCGCGATCCCTCGGCACTGGAAACGGCTGACACCTGCCGCACGTTGATCTTCGATAAGACCGGCACTCTGACGTACGGCAAACCCAATCTGACAGCTCAAGTCGTGGCGTCGGGATTTGTGGAAGCCGACGTTTTGCAGTGGGTTGCCAGTCTGGAAGTCTATTCCAAACATCCTTTATCGCGAGCGATCGTCGCAGCGGCCAAAGCCGCGGGGCTTGCGATGTTAAGCGTTGGCGAGGTCAGCGAGCGGCCCGGCGCAGGCTTGCGAGGCAAGGTCGGCGAGACTTCGGTGCGGGTCACCAGCCGCAACAAGCTGCTCAAACAACAACCAGAACTAGCGTCACAACTTCCCGATCAACAAGCGGGACTAGAGTGCGTGATCTTGATCGATGAACAGTACGCGGCGACCTACCGATTCCGCGACACCCCGCGAACCGACGGTGCCAAATTCATCGGCCACTTGGCTCCGCTGCATCACATCTCGCGGACCATGCTGGTCTCGGGGGATCGGGAATCGGAAGTCGCTTACCTAGCCGAACAAGTTGGCATCCAAAGCGTCTACAGCAGCCAAAGCCCCGAACAGAAACTGGCGATCGTCAATGCCGAGACCGCCAAAGCGAACAGCATCTACGTGGGGGATGGGATCAACGACGCCCCGGCGCTGATGGCCGCGACGGTGGGGATCGCGTTCGGCCAGAACAGCGACGTGACGACGTCGGCGGCCGATGTCGTCGTGATGGACAGTTCGCTGCGGAAGATCGACGAATTCCTGCACATCAGCCGGCGGATGCGGCGGATCGCGATGCAAAGTGCCATCGGTGGAATGGCGCTCAGCATCATCGGGATGACGATCGCAGCGGCTGGCTATTTGCCTCCCGTTGCTGGCGCGATCAGCCAAGAAGTGATCGACATCCTCGCGGTACTCAACGCCCTCCGCGTGGCGATCGTTCCGAAGACGATGATCGATTTCGAATCGAGCGAATAA
- the lpxK gene encoding tetraacyldisaccharide 4'-kinase, translating into MDIRPIMSGQRRDPLARLLRMATRVAAIPYGIATTLRNRKYDRDASSIQHADVPVISVGNITTGGTGKSPMVAWIARALRNEGLRVAIVSRGYGADASGVNDEALELEERLPDVPHVQNPDRVEGARVVVEELETEVILLDDGFQHRRLHRDLDIVLIDASCPFGYGYQLPRGMLRESLKGLKRADVVVLTRSDAASDAQRQQIRETVQRFAATATWVESVHAPSALLTHAADPLPIETLRGQQVLVFSAIGNPDAFVKTVTDCGATLIDSKTFPDHHRFDREDIETLTAWVDQHPAAEAILCTHKDLVKLRTSRIGRLPLRAVGIEIALTVGEEELRQRLLQTARQTTS; encoded by the coding sequence ATGGATATTCGTCCTATCATGTCGGGCCAGCGGAGAGATCCGCTGGCTCGTTTGTTGCGCATGGCGACCCGCGTCGCGGCGATCCCTTACGGCATCGCAACTACGCTGCGCAATCGCAAATACGATCGCGATGCTTCGTCGATCCAACATGCCGACGTTCCCGTGATCTCGGTCGGCAACATCACGACCGGCGGAACGGGCAAGTCGCCGATGGTCGCTTGGATCGCTCGCGCGCTGCGCAACGAAGGCCTTCGCGTGGCGATCGTCAGTCGCGGGTACGGGGCCGATGCGAGTGGGGTGAACGACGAGGCGTTGGAACTGGAAGAGCGTCTGCCCGACGTGCCTCACGTTCAAAATCCCGATCGTGTCGAGGGTGCACGTGTTGTGGTCGAAGAACTGGAGACCGAAGTCATCCTGCTGGACGATGGTTTCCAACACCGCCGACTGCACCGCGATTTGGACATCGTCTTGATCGACGCTAGCTGTCCGTTTGGATATGGGTATCAACTGCCACGCGGCATGTTGCGTGAATCGTTAAAAGGTTTGAAGCGCGCCGACGTCGTGGTCCTGACGCGCAGCGATGCCGCATCCGATGCGCAGCGCCAACAGATCCGCGAGACGGTGCAACGGTTCGCCGCCACGGCGACGTGGGTTGAATCGGTCCATGCACCGTCGGCGCTACTGACGCACGCCGCCGATCCGTTGCCGATCGAAACCCTACGCGGGCAACAGGTGCTGGTCTTCAGTGCGATCGGCAATCCGGACGCGTTTGTAAAAACGGTCACCGATTGTGGCGCCACGCTGATCGACAGCAAAACCTTTCCCGATCATCATCGCTTCGACCGCGAGGATATCGAAACGCTCACCGCCTGGGTCGACCAACATCCTGCGGCTGAAGCGATCCTCTGCACGCACAAGGATCTCGTCAAACTAAGAACCTCGCGAATCGGCCGCCTGCCGCTGCGAGCCGTCGGAATCGAGATCGCACTGACCGTCGGCGAAGAAGAACTGCGCCAGCGTCTGCTGCAGACAGCCCGCCAAACAACTTCCTAG
- a CDS encoding NADP-dependent isocitrate dehydrogenase yields MAQAKIIYTQTDEAPALATGSLLPIIRAFATAAGIDVETKDISLAGRILANFSDRLPANQQQTDALAELGELAKTPEANIIKLPNVSASIPQLNAAISELQQHGYELPNFPAEPKTDAEQEIRDRYAKVLGSAVNPVLREGNSDRRVAAPVKQYARKNPHSMGAWSADSKSHVASMDDGDFYGSELSHEMAAAGTVRIELVAADGSVTVLKKDFPIQAGEIIDGSRISRSKLQAFFAKEIEDAHQNNVLFSLHMKATMMKVSDPIIFGHAVRVFFSDVIEKYSAELEEIGFNPNNGLGDLYAKLGKLDEAKQAEIKAAIAAEMEKRPELAMVDSDKGITNLHVPSDVIIDASMPAAIRTSGRMWGPDGKLHDMKAVIPDRCYAGVYQATIDFCKKNGAFDVTTMGSVANVGLMAQKAEEYGSHDKTFEIPADGTVRVVDGQGETLMQHEVAAGDVWRMCQTKDAPIRDWVKLAVTRARATGATAVFWLDANRAHDANLIAKVNNYLPEHDTAGLDIQIMPPVEATLHACQRAKEGKDTISVTGNVLRDYLTDLFPILELGTSAKMLSIVPLLAGGGLFETGAGGSAPKHVQQFVEEGHLRWDSLGEFLALAVSLEDLGTKTGNKKALVLAETLNTATGTFLDNDKSPSRKVKEIDNRGSHFYLTLYWAQALAAQTQDAELQQRFAAVASQLADQEAKIVAELSDAQGQPVDLGGYYQPNPEKLSNAMRPSATFNSVIESL; encoded by the coding sequence ATGGCCCAAGCAAAGATCATTTACACGCAAACCGACGAAGCTCCCGCCCTGGCCACAGGTTCTTTGCTGCCGATCATCCGCGCGTTTGCAACCGCAGCGGGGATCGATGTCGAAACAAAAGATATCTCGCTAGCCGGCCGCATCTTGGCGAACTTCTCCGACCGCCTGCCCGCCAACCAACAGCAGACCGATGCCTTAGCGGAACTCGGCGAACTCGCCAAGACTCCCGAAGCGAACATCATCAAACTGCCCAACGTCAGCGCTTCGATCCCGCAATTGAACGCCGCGATCAGCGAACTGCAACAGCACGGTTACGAACTGCCCAACTTCCCGGCCGAACCGAAAACCGATGCCGAGCAAGAGATTCGCGACCGCTACGCCAAGGTGCTTGGCAGCGCCGTTAATCCCGTCCTTCGCGAAGGCAACTCCGACCGCCGCGTCGCCGCTCCAGTAAAGCAGTACGCCCGGAAGAACCCACACTCGATGGGCGCTTGGTCAGCCGATTCCAAGTCGCACGTGGCGTCGATGGACGACGGTGACTTCTACGGCAGCGAACTATCTCATGAAATGGCCGCCGCCGGCACCGTTCGGATCGAACTGGTCGCAGCCGATGGTTCGGTGACTGTGCTGAAAAAGGACTTCCCGATTCAAGCCGGCGAGATCATCGACGGATCGCGAATCAGCCGCAGCAAACTGCAAGCCTTCTTCGCCAAAGAAATCGAAGACGCTCACCAGAACAACGTCCTGTTCTCGCTGCACATGAAAGCGACGATGATGAAGGTCTCCGACCCGATCATCTTCGGACACGCCGTCCGCGTCTTCTTCAGCGACGTGATCGAAAAGTATTCTGCGGAGCTCGAAGAAATCGGCTTCAACCCGAACAACGGCCTGGGCGATCTGTACGCAAAGCTCGGTAAACTCGACGAAGCGAAACAGGCTGAAATCAAAGCCGCCATCGCCGCCGAAATGGAAAAGCGTCCCGAATTGGCGATGGTCGATTCGGACAAAGGGATCACCAACCTGCACGTCCCTAGCGACGTGATCATCGACGCATCGATGCCCGCCGCGATTCGCACCTCGGGCCGGATGTGGGGCCCCGATGGCAAGTTGCACGACATGAAAGCTGTCATCCCCGACCGCTGCTACGCGGGCGTTTACCAAGCGACGATCGACTTCTGCAAAAAGAACGGCGCGTTCGACGTGACCACGATGGGCAGCGTCGCGAATGTCGGCCTGATGGCACAGAAGGCCGAAGAGTACGGGTCGCACGATAAGACCTTTGAAATCCCAGCCGATGGAACCGTCCGCGTCGTCGACGGGCAGGGCGAGACGCTGATGCAACACGAAGTTGCCGCCGGCGACGTCTGGCGGATGTGCCAAACCAAAGACGCGCCAATCCGCGACTGGGTCAAACTGGCCGTCACCCGCGCCCGAGCGACCGGCGCGACCGCCGTCTTCTGGTTGGATGCCAACCGCGCTCACGACGCCAACCTGATCGCCAAGGTGAACAATTACCTGCCCGAACATGATACCGCGGGCTTGGACATCCAGATCATGCCACCTGTCGAAGCCACTCTGCACGCCTGCCAACGGGCGAAGGAAGGCAAGGACACGATCTCGGTCACCGGTAACGTGTTGCGAGATTACCTGACCGATCTGTTCCCGATTCTCGAACTGGGAACCAGCGCCAAGATGCTTTCGATCGTACCACTGCTGGCCGGCGGTGGCCTGTTCGAAACCGGTGCTGGCGGATCGGCTCCCAAACATGTTCAGCAATTTGTCGAAGAGGGGCACCTGCGGTGGGATTCGTTAGGCGAATTCTTGGCATTGGCTGTCTCGCTGGAAGATCTGGGGACCAAGACGGGCAACAAGAAAGCCTTGGTTCTGGCGGAAACACTGAACACCGCGACGGGAACATTCCTGGACAACGACAAGTCGCCGTCGCGAAAAGTTAAAGAGATCGACAACCGTGGCAGCCACTTCTATCTGACGCTCTATTGGGCTCAGGCACTGGCCGCGCAAACGCAAGACGCCGAACTGCAACAACGATTTGCAGCCGTCGCTAGCCAGTTGGCCGATCAGGAAGCGAAGATCGTCGCCGAACTCAGCGATGCTCAAGGCCAACCTGTCGATTTGGGCGGCTACTATCAGCCCAATCCAGAAAAGCTGAGCAACGCGATGCGGCCTAGCGCAACGTTCAACTCGGTCATCGAATCGCTGTAA
- a CDS encoding DEAD/DEAH box helicase, translating into MVLDSAFSTVSHCQNQVTSCGLGLADNFAPAAAAAEVLAAARVEPRAYQRRMVVAALQMIAGRQRSSDGHLAPAAGRVLVESPVGSGKTVIGLAIASALQRATGCRVGWAAMRRNSLARVAAENATRHFNLDLQTISMFDKSPADVDLLVVDEVACGGTAQIERLHRKLHPRWTLGLAANSDPIKSCFDRVIRDAGVSQLIADGHLSPYRHYTLDEYTPAVVAKLLMEDPDRWGQSLAFFQRRQQGLACAGLLQEQGIACELLGTGAHRERQLDAFERGNVRILISTAAVPESIDCPELKTVFCRPAGRSSMLDMAGPVFNKSVGQPIKQVVQCRQAAWPMWKSIPADEQFVGVQGGWRSVVVNRQLAKIVAPSDPLRLASEFPRQDVFLGRERLRCANASRSVRF; encoded by the coding sequence ATGGTTCTTGATTCCGCGTTTTCGACAGTTTCGCATTGCCAAAACCAAGTCACATCGTGCGGCTTGGGATTAGCCGATAACTTTGCTCCCGCTGCGGCTGCCGCCGAAGTGCTGGCTGCGGCTCGAGTCGAACCTCGGGCGTATCAGCGGCGGATGGTCGTCGCGGCACTGCAGATGATTGCTGGTCGGCAGCGGTCGTCCGACGGGCACTTGGCTCCGGCGGCGGGGCGTGTTTTGGTGGAGAGTCCCGTTGGCAGCGGCAAGACGGTGATCGGACTGGCAATTGCCAGCGCGCTTCAGCGTGCGACCGGATGCCGCGTCGGCTGGGCTGCGATGCGGAGGAACTCGTTGGCCCGCGTGGCTGCGGAAAACGCGACGCGGCACTTTAACCTGGATCTGCAGACGATCAGCATGTTCGACAAATCGCCGGCAGACGTCGACCTGTTGGTTGTCGATGAAGTCGCCTGCGGTGGAACGGCGCAGATCGAGCGGCTGCACCGAAAATTGCATCCCCGTTGGACCCTGGGGCTGGCGGCAAACAGCGATCCGATCAAGTCCTGTTTCGACCGCGTGATCCGCGACGCGGGCGTATCGCAATTGATCGCCGATGGGCATTTGAGTCCGTACCGGCATTACACGCTTGACGAATATACGCCGGCGGTGGTTGCGAAGCTGTTGATGGAAGATCCCGATCGATGGGGCCAGTCGTTAGCGTTTTTCCAACGCCGACAGCAGGGCCTCGCCTGTGCGGGGCTGTTGCAGGAACAGGGAATCGCTTGCGAGCTGTTGGGGACCGGGGCGCATCGGGAGCGGCAGTTGGACGCGTTTGAACGAGGCAATGTGCGTATTTTGATCAGCACCGCTGCGGTGCCCGAATCGATCGATTGTCCCGAGCTGAAAACTGTCTTCTGTCGTCCGGCGGGGCGCAGCAGCATGTTGGACATGGCGGGGCCGGTGTTTAACAAGTCGGTTGGTCAGCCGATCAAGCAGGTCGTGCAGTGTCGGCAGGCGGCTTGGCCCATGTGGAAGAGTATTCCGGCGGATGAGCAATTTGTAGGTGTTCAGGGTGGTTGGCGAAGCGTGGTGGTGAATCGGCAGCTGGCGAAAATCGTTGCTCCATCGGATCCGCTTCGGTTGGCGTCGGAGTTCCCACGGCAGGATGTTTTCCTTGGGAGGGAGCGGTTGCGGTGTGCCAACGCGAGTCGCAGCGTCAGGTTTTAG
- the ruvA gene encoding Holliday junction branch migration protein RuvA yields MITKITGKLASLSEESAILDIPPFEYEVFIPDFTRRQLQGKIGTNISLHTLNYIDGNAAQGGRLSPRLVGFVATVEKQFFELFCSVDGVGVKKALRAMVRPVKEMAVMIEQQDAKGLSSLPGIGPATAERVIAKLRRKMPRFALLVGRDATPEDGEGQSDVVRDTFDALLALGHGEADARQLIDDAMATKKKFKDTESLLTAIYQKSTQ; encoded by the coding sequence TTGATCACAAAGATTACCGGAAAACTGGCGTCACTGAGCGAAGAGTCGGCGATCTTGGATATTCCGCCGTTCGAGTACGAGGTCTTTATTCCCGATTTCACGCGGCGTCAGTTGCAGGGGAAAATCGGCACGAACATTTCGCTGCATACGTTGAACTACATCGACGGCAATGCGGCTCAGGGCGGTCGGCTGTCACCTCGCCTGGTCGGATTTGTCGCCACAGTGGAGAAACAGTTTTTCGAACTGTTCTGCAGCGTCGATGGGGTTGGCGTCAAAAAAGCGTTGCGTGCGATGGTCCGCCCTGTCAAAGAGATGGCGGTGATGATCGAGCAGCAGGACGCCAAGGGGCTGTCGAGTTTGCCAGGGATCGGCCCGGCGACCGCAGAGCGCGTGATCGCCAAACTGCGTCGCAAGATGCCTCGGTTCGCCTTGTTGGTCGGTCGCGATGCGACTCCAGAGGACGGAGAGGGGCAATCGGATGTCGTTCGCGACACGTTTGATGCTCTGTTAGCACTGGGCCATGGTGAAGCTGACGCTCGCCAATTGATTGACGATGCGATGGCAACAAAAAAGAAGTTCAAGGATACCGAGTCGCTGCTGACCGCGATCTACCAGAAGAGCACGCAATAA
- a CDS encoding cysteine hydrolase family protein — MTQRTALILVDLQNDYFPDGKWELDQVETVAANASRLLSAFRERGELVVHVRHEFPTLEAPFFVPGSHGAEHHSSVQPASGEPVVKKQQINSFRDTDLKAILDKSGVDSVLIAGAMSHMCIDAVTRAASDFGYQCTVAHDACATLELEFLGKKIPSQQVHGAFMAALAFGYASVVSTDEALEQFQAKTSDE, encoded by the coding sequence ATGACGCAACGAACAGCATTGATTCTGGTCGACCTGCAAAACGATTACTTTCCCGACGGCAAATGGGAACTCGACCAAGTGGAAACGGTTGCGGCCAATGCAAGCCGTTTGCTCTCTGCGTTTCGAGAACGTGGCGAACTGGTTGTGCATGTGCGTCATGAATTCCCCACGCTCGAGGCGCCGTTTTTTGTTCCTGGATCGCACGGAGCGGAACATCACAGTTCTGTCCAACCAGCGTCTGGAGAACCTGTTGTCAAAAAGCAGCAAATCAACAGCTTTCGCGACACCGACCTGAAAGCGATTCTGGACAAATCCGGCGTCGATAGCGTATTGATTGCCGGCGCAATGAGCCACATGTGCATCGATGCGGTTACGCGAGCGGCCAGCGACTTTGGTTACCAATGCACGGTTGCTCACGACGCCTGCGCTACACTGGAACTGGAATTTCTCGGCAAGAAAATCCCCTCCCAGCAAGTGCATGGAGCCTTCATGGCCGCCCTCGCATTCGGTTACGCAAGTGTCGTTAGCACCGACGAAGCACTCGAGCAGTTTCAAGCCAAAACTTCAGACGAATAG